A single window of Neosynechococcus sphagnicola sy1 DNA harbors:
- a CDS encoding phosphoribosyltransferase, with product MPDLFVSWPEYHQKIEQLAVCIYESHWPLNQIVCLARGGLRIGDVLSRLFDLPLAVLATASYGGEAGQLRGSLKIAEHLTMTTGTLGSHVLLVDDLVDSGTTFQEVVGWLTHHHGADLQALRTAVLWYKAGSSFQPDYYVDYLPDNPWIHQPFERYEHTSPAELKVNP from the coding sequence ATGCCTGATCTATTTGTCTCCTGGCCTGAATATCACCAGAAAATTGAGCAACTGGCGGTTTGTATCTATGAATCCCATTGGCCGTTGAATCAAATTGTCTGTCTGGCGCGGGGTGGCCTCCGGATTGGGGATGTGTTGTCCCGACTGTTTGATCTACCCCTGGCGGTGTTAGCAACGGCTTCCTATGGCGGGGAGGCAGGGCAACTGCGCGGTTCTCTGAAGATTGCAGAGCATCTGACCATGACCACGGGGACGCTGGGTAGCCATGTGCTCTTAGTCGATGATCTCGTCGATTCCGGCACGACCTTCCAGGAAGTGGTGGGTTGGTTAACTCACCATCATGGTGCTGACTTGCAAGCCCTCCGAACAGCGGTGTTGTGGTACAAGGCTGGGTCTAGCTTTCAACCCGATTATTATGTGGACTACTTACCCGACAATCCCTGGATTCATCAACCCTTTGAGCGTTATGAACACACTAGTCCTGCTGAACTAAAAGTGAATCCATAA
- a CDS encoding DUF2157 domain-containing protein has protein sequence MNIEKADLERAAIAGLISAAQAELLWQALADRNNNETGADGSVRPRFDLAHVAYYFGALIVISAMGWFLSLSWESFGGGGIFFISLVYAGLFIAAGYNLWHRQNLKVPGGLLVTMAVSMAPLAIYGLLRLTGLWHQGDPGVYQGFHVSVQGSRFLLELGTILSSLVALRFFAFPFLTAPIAFCLWYMSMDLTPRLLGKLEYTWDDRLWVSFWFGLGMLILAYGVDLRCRRRTADYAFWLYLFGMLSFWGGMSLMNTNSEGERFIYCVINLGLMVLSVLLKRRLLIVFGGFWRFGLFRPFSLRGVCQLSTVSLCYGNFGGYNYRPGGSVSALQSSH, from the coding sequence ATGAATATTGAAAAAGCGGACTTAGAACGGGCCGCGATCGCTGGATTGATCTCAGCAGCACAGGCTGAGTTGCTCTGGCAAGCCCTGGCAGATCGGAACAACAATGAGACTGGGGCTGACGGATCGGTTCGCCCCCGCTTTGATCTCGCCCATGTAGCCTACTACTTTGGAGCCTTGATTGTCATCTCAGCCATGGGCTGGTTCCTGAGCCTTAGCTGGGAAAGTTTTGGCGGCGGCGGCATTTTTTTCATCTCCTTGGTCTACGCTGGTTTGTTTATTGCTGCTGGTTACAACCTCTGGCATCGTCAGAACTTAAAAGTGCCTGGTGGGTTACTGGTGACGATGGCTGTCAGTATGGCTCCCTTGGCAATCTATGGCTTGCTGCGACTCACGGGTCTCTGGCACCAGGGAGATCCAGGGGTGTATCAAGGGTTCCACGTCTCGGTTCAGGGGAGTCGGTTCTTACTTGAGTTGGGCACTATTCTCTCCAGCTTGGTGGCGCTACGTTTTTTTGCCTTTCCCTTTCTCACGGCTCCGATCGCCTTTTGTCTCTGGTACATGTCCATGGATCTCACCCCTCGGTTGTTGGGCAAGCTGGAGTATACCTGGGATGACCGACTGTGGGTTTCTTTCTGGTTTGGCTTGGGGATGTTGATTCTTGCCTACGGGGTGGATTTACGTTGCCGCCGTCGCACCGCCGATTATGCTTTCTGGTTGTATTTATTTGGAATGCTGAGCTTCTGGGGCGGGATGAGCCTGATGAACACCAATAGCGAGGGGGAACGTTTTATCTACTGCGTTATCAATCTGGGGTTAATGGTGCTGTCTGTGCTCTTGAAGCGGCGTTTGCTAATTGTTTTTGGCGGTTTTTGGCGTTTTGGGTTATTTCGGCCATTTAGCCTACGTGGTGTTTGCCAACTCAGTACTGTTTCCCTTTGCTATGGTAATTTTGGGGGTTACAATTATCGTCCTGGGGGTTCAGTATCAGCGCTACAGTCCAGTCATTGA